CCGAGCCGAAGCCCACATCCGCCAGCCACGATTCGCCGTCGAGTTCGATGCGCAGCAGCATGTGCGTGAGCGGTGCTTCCGCTTCGAAGGTGCGGCCCCAGCAGACGCGTCCGATCAGTGGCGTGACGTCGAACCCGAGATACTTGAGCGCACTGGCAAACAACGCATTCTGCTCGAAGCAGTAACCGCCGCGTTCGCCGTCGACCAGCTTGGCGACGACCGACGGCAGATCCACATGCACCGCTTCGCCGCGTATCGGATCGATGTTCTCGAAGGGAATCGCGAGCGGATGCAACGAATGCACCGCGCGCAGCACATCGAGCGTGGCTTCGCGGGGGCCGGTATAACCGATGCGCCGAAAATAGCGCGCAGGATCGAAATCTTGGGACATACCGGCCTTCCTCCGTCAGTCGTTCGATTCGCAGAAGCGAATGCGGTTATTGAATGGGTCGGTCACCGTCATCTGCTTGCCCCAGTCGAGTGCTTCGATGCCGGGATTCATATTGGGATAACGCTTGCCAGACAGGTCGCGCTGATAGGCTTCGACACCCCGCATGAAGACGAACGTCGTCGCCCCCGGGCTGGCATCGCCGAAATGGCCGGACAAGTGCAGCGTCATGCCCGCACGGGAGACCTGGCAGTACAGCGGCATACCGTCGGCAAAGCGATGCTCCCAATCAAGCTTGAAGCCGAGGAAGTCGACGTAGAATTCACGCGCCTTCGCTTCGTCGAAGATCCGGTGAATCGGGGCGACGGTGTCGAACACGATGCCGTCACTGACCGCAGCAGCGGCCAGTTTGGCGGCGAGCACGTTCCAGTCCGCAAAGCCGAACTGCGCGGCGACGGATTCCAGTGCCTGTGCGTGGGAGATGTCGATGCCCTCGCGCGCGAGACGTTCGCGCAGGGACTTGGCCATGATTTTGGCGTCGAGATAGGTTCGCATGTTGGCCATCCTTGATAGCGTTCAATGGCGACGCATTCGATCAGTGCTCGCGTTGCTGATGCGCGTCGCCCGGAGAACGGGACGGACATGCGATGCCTGCGATGCTTTCACCGTCCCCGGATCGGGTGCGAGCGGCAGGCAGCATCGGCCGTGCGGCAATTCTAGCAGCAATCGCAGGCCGCCGAAGCGCGCCGCCGTGGCGATGCCGAAATGCGATGGCGGCGCCCGGAATTCCGCATTGGCCTGCCATGCGGCGCGCCGGTATAGTGGCGCTCGTCGGCCGGGCGCATGATCCCCATGCATCGGCCTCAGTCTTCCGGAGTCCTGCGTCCATGATCGACGCCACGCGTATTACGCAAGCGCTGGCCGAGCGCCACATCACCCCCGACCGTCGTCAACGCGACGCCATCGCCGTGCTCGCGAGCCTCTCGTCGCCGGGGGCGCCTCGTGGGACGGCAGCACACGATGGCGTCTATTGCTATGGCCTGCCCGGACGCGGCAAAAGCCTTGTCGTGGACGCCGCCTTCGCCGTCGCCGACGGCGAGAAGCGCCGCGTGCACTTTCACGAATTCCTGCGCGAAATCCACCGTCAGCTCGTGCGCGAGCCGAAGTGCGACGACCGGCTCGCGGCCGTGGCCAATCGCTGGCTGGACGGCGTGGAACTGCTTTGCTTTGACGAATTCCACGTCCACGACATTGCCGACGCCTTCCTCATCGGACGCTTTCTCGACATTGCACTCGCACGCCGCGTGCGGCTGGTGCTGACGTCGAACTACGCCCCCGCCCAGTTGCTGCCCGACCCCGAGTTTCACGAGCGCTTCGAGCCGACCATCGCCGTGATTCTTCAGCGCTTCGCCATCGTGCATTTCGACGGCGCAACCGACTACCGGATGGGCGGCGATGCTGCGTCGATGCCGCGCTGGCTTGCGCCGCTGGCAGCTGCGCATGAGGTCCTGCCTGCGTGTTACGAAGCGCTGGAGGGTAGCCCGGCAAGCGCCCCGTCAAACGTCACGGTGGCCGGTCGCGCCCTGGGGGTGCGCAGCGCAGGTGAGCGCGTGGTGTGGGCCGACTTCGAGGCGCTGTGCGTGGCCCACCGCTCGCATCTGGACTACCTCGGTCTTGCCGAACAGTGGCAGGCGCTGATTGTGGACGAACTGCACGTCGATCAGTTGCGCCGCCCGGACACGCTGCAACGCTTTCTCTGGCTCGTCGACATTTGCTACGACCGGCAGCGAACGCTGCTGGTCGCATCCGACGCGCCGCTCATCCCTGCACTCGATGCGCTAAGCGACTGGCGCGATCTGTCGCGCACGATCAGCCGTCTGGCGGAGATGGGATCGCGGGACTACGAGCGACGCACGCTCACGCCCGATCGCTGAACGTCACACCACGCTGACAATCGCTTCGCGCAGCCAGCGATGCGCCGGGTCGCGATGCACGCGCTCGTGCCAGTACATCGAGATCTCGAAGCCGGGAAGATCGATGGGCGGTGCCATGAGTTGCAGCGCGGGATCGTCGCGCACAAGGCGCTCCGGGGCCATCGCGACGAGATCGGTACTCGCGAGCGCCGCGCGCAGAAACAGAAAGTGCGGCACGGAGAAGACGACTCGTCGCGACAGGCCCATCGCGGCCAGCGCGTCGTCAGTGCTGGCATGAAAGCCGCCACCGTCCTGCGAGACGATGCTGTGATCGAGTTCGCAGAACTGCTTGAGTGTCGGGCGACGCTTGAGCTTCGGATGCCCTCGCCGTCCCACCAGCACATAGCGCTCGGTGAAGAGCGCCTTGCGACGCAAGCCGTCCGGCGCGTTCTCCGTCGTGTGAAAGACGATGTCGATGTTGCCCTGCTCCGCCTGCCGTGACAGCCGCGAAGGGACCAGATCGTAGACCGCCAGCCGCGTCTTCGGCGCGTGTGCCCGCAACTGCTGCATGAGCGGCAGGACAATCGTCGATTCGGTGTAGTCGGTCGCGGTAATGCGCCACGTCAGATCGGCGTTCGCCGGTTCGAACGGTGCCGCCGGGGCCACGGCGCGCGTGAGCGATTCAAGCGCTTCACGCAAAGGTTCGCGCAGCGACTCTGCCCGAGCAGTCGGCCGCATGCCGCGCGGCCCCGGCAGCAGCAGCGGGTCTTCCAGCACTTCGCGCAGCTTCGCGAGATGCACGCTCACCGCTGGCTGGGAGATGTGCAACCGCTCAGCCGCGCGCGTAACGTTGAGCTCGGCCAACAGTACGTCGAGTGTGACGAGCAGATTCAGATCGAGACGTCGCAAATTAACCATGGTTATACCTGCCATATCAGGAATTCATTTCCAATATACCGCGCACCTCTCTAAGCTGCATTCATTCCCATCCCGAATGAAGCGATGGCATCGAATACGCCGCAAGGCCACGGAGTCTGAAAATGAATGTCCTGATCGTCTACGCCCATCCCCAACCGCGCTCGCTCAACGGTGCGCTGCGCGACTTCGCCGTCCAGCATCTGGAGGCGGCCGGTCATCACGTGCAAGTCTCGGATCTGTATGCGATGCAATGGAAGACCACAATCGACGAGCGCGACGCGCCGCAACGCGATCCGGCTGAGCCGTTTCACGCATCGCTCGACTCGAAGCAGGCGTTCCTCGACGGCACGCAGCGCGCCGACATCGCCCGCGAGCAGGAGAAGCTTCGCTGGGCCGATACGGTGATCTTCCAGTTCCCGCTGTGGTGGTTCTCCATGCCCGCGATCATGAAGGGCTGGTTCGACCGCGTATATGCGTACGGCTTCGCCTATGGCGTGGGCGAGCATTCGAACACGCACTGGGGCGACCGCTACGGCGAAGGCTCGCTGTCGGGCAAGCGCGCCATGCTTGTGGTGACGACCGGCGGCTGGGACTCGCATTACAGCGCGCGCGGCATCAACGGGCCGATCGACGACGTTCTGTTCCCGATTCAGCACGGCATGCTGTTCTATCCCGGCTTCGACGTGCTGCCGCCGTTCGTGACGTTCCGCTCGTCGCGGGTGGATGCCGAAGCGTTCGCCACGATCACGCGCGATTTAGGCAAGCCTCTGGACACGCTCGCGACGACGGCGCCGATTCCGTATCGCCGCCAGAACTACGGCGACTACGAGATTCCTGCGCTGACGCTTCGGGACGATATTGCAACGGACAGAACGGGATACGCCGCGCACATCGCTTGAAGGGCGCTTCGCGAGGCACAGGCGCGATCCGATAGTGGTCCGCAAGTACCGGTCGCTTGCCGCTTGGCACTCGATCTGCAAGACTGGCGTCTTTCGTTCCGTTACCGGTGCCGCCTCATGCATCTCTCCACGCTTGCGATATACGCCACCGCCGCGCTGATCGGTGGCCTGATCCCCGGTCCGACGACGCTGCTCGCCCTTGCCAACGGCATTTCGGGCAACTGGCGTGTGGTACTCGTGGGGATGTGCGGTGCAGCACTGTCCGACCTGCTGGTCGTGGCCGCTGTGGGCGCAGGGCTCGGTGCGGTGCTCATGGCGTCGGCGACACTCTTCGCCACCGTCAAGTGGGTCGGCGTGGCGTATCTTGTGTGGCTCGCGATTCAACTCTGGCGCAGCCATCCGCAAGACCTGAGTCAGGTGCGGATCAAGTCCGATCTGAGTGCTGGACGCGTCTTCCTGCGCAGCTTCGGCGTCGGGCTGACCAATCCCAAGATTCTGCTGTTCTTCTCGGCGTTTCTGCCGCAATTCGTGGATACGTCGATGCCGCTCGCGCCGCAGTATGCCGTGCTGGCGGTGGTCTCCGCTGGCGTGGATATTCTGGTGATGACGCTTTACGCGACCGGCGGCGTGCAGGCCGCGCGTCTGATGACGGCACGTGGTCTCAAGCGACTGAACCGTGTGTGCGCCGTCGTCATGTTCTCGCTCGCGGGCGGTCTGGCGTTGTATCGCAAAACCGGCAACTGAGCGCCAAACGTTCAGGTGAAGCGCGACACGCCCCCGCACCGCGCTTCACCTTCCCGCTTTTGGCTCCGCCTCTGGCTCCACCTCTGGCTTCGCCCTCTCTACTTCCCCATCAAACCGTTGCCGGGTCCAGCTTCTCCGGATCGATACCGTACTTGCGGATCGCCTCAGTGACACGCTCGCGCGGCACACGTCCCTCGTCGGCCAGCGCACCGAGCGCCGCCAGCACGATGAAGTGACGATCCACCTCGAAGTACGTGCGCAGCGACTCGCGCGTATCCGAGCAGCCGAAGCCATCCGTGCCGAGCGTAACGAAGCGACGGTCACGCACGAACGGACGAATCTGGTCGCCGACGATCTTCATGTAATCCGTCGCCACCACGACAGGCCCCGTGCGTTGCGCGAGACATTGCTGGACGTACGGCACACGCTGCGTCTGGTCCGGATGCAGCAGATTCCAGCGTTCGACGGCCAACCCCTCACGACGCACTTCCGTCAGGCTCGTCGCACTCCAGAGATCGCTCTGCACGCCGAAGTCGTCGCGCAGCAATTCGCTCGCCGCCATGACCTCCCGCAAGATCGCGCCGCTGCCCATGAGTTGTACGCGCGGGGCATCGGCCTTTGCGTCGCTTTCACGTAGCAAGTACAGCCCCTTGAGAATGCCCGCCTCGGAACCTTCAGGCATGGCCGGGTGCGCGTAGTTCTCGTTGAGCAGCGTGACGTAGTAGTAGACGTCCTGATCGTCGACGTACATGCGCTTCATGCCGTCTTGCAGAATCACGGCCAGCTCAAACTGGAACGTGGGGTCGTACGCGACACAGTTCGGGATGACGGACGCGAGCACGTGGCTGTGACCGTCGTCGTGTTGCAGGCCTTCGCCCATGAGCGTAGTGCGACCGGACGTCGCTCCGAGCATGAAGCCACGTGTGCGTGCGTCGCCAGCGGCCCAGGCGAGGTCGCCCACGCGTTGCAGGCCGAACATCGAATAGAAGATATAGAACGGGATCGTGGCGAAGTCGTGCGTGCTGTACGACGTGCCCGCCGCGATCCACGACGCCATCGCCCCCGACTCGTTGATGCCTTCTTGCAGAATCTGACCGTCGAGCGCTTCCTTGTAGTAGCTGAGCTGTCCGGCGTCCTGCGGTGTGTAGCGCTGTCCCTGGAACGAGTGAATACCGATCTGGCGGAACAGCGGCTCCATGCCGAACGTGCGCGATTCGTCGGGCACGATAGGAATCACGCGCTTGCCGATCTCCTTGTCTTTGAGCAACGTCGTGAGAATGCGCACGAACGCCATCGTCGTCGACATCTCGCGTTCGCCCGAATCCTTGAGTTGTGCGGCGAAAGTGCTTAGCGGCGGGATCGCAAGCGGCGCACGCAGTCCGAAGCGTGCGGGCTGATGACCGCCCATCGCCGCACGACGCGCGGCGAAGTAGCGGCCTTCGGCGCTGTCGGGCTCGGGGCGCAGGTACGGCATCTCGGCCAGTTGCTCGTCGCTCACCGGCAAATCGAAGCGGTCGCGGAAGGCGCGCACCGCGTCGGCACTCATCTTCTTCAACTGGTGATTGACGTTCTGCCCCTCGCCCGCTTCGCCCATGCCGAAGCCCTTCACGGTCTTGGCCAGGATGACGGTCGGACGGCCCTCGGTTTTCATCGCTTGCGCGTAGGCGGCGTGGACTTTCAGCGCGTCGTGACCGCCGCGTGCGAGTTGCCAGATCTCGTCGTCGCTCAGATGCGCGACCATCGCCAGCAACTCGGGCGACGTGCCGAAGAAGTGCTCGCGCACATACGCACCGTTCTGCGACTTGAACGTTTGATAATCGCCATCGACGCACGCCATCATGCGCTCGCGCAGCAAGCCGTGAACGTCGCTTTCCAGCAGCGCGTCCCAGCCGCTGCCCCACACCACTTTGATGACGTTCCAACCCGCCGCCCGGAACGTGCCTTCCAGTTCCTGAATCACCTTGCCGTTGCCGCGCACGGGACCATCGAGCCGCTGCAGATTGCAGTTCACGACGAAGACGAGATTGTCGAGGCGCTCTCGTCCGCCCAGCGAGATCGCGGCGAGCGATTCCGGCTGATCCATCTCGCCGTCACCGAGGAACGCCCAGACTTTGCGCCCCTGATGCTGCTTCAGTCCACGGTATTCGAGATAGCGCATGAAGCGCGCCTGATACGCGGCGGTGATTGGGCCGAGGCCCATCGACACCGTCGGGAACTGCCAGAAGTCGGGCATCAGACGCGGATGCGGGTACGACGAGATACCGCTGCGTCCCGCTTCACGACGATAGTTGTCGAGCTGCGCCTGCGTGATGCGTCCTTCGACATAAGCGCGTGCATAGATGCCCGGCGCGGAATGCCCCTGCACGTAGATCATGTCGCCGTCGAACGTATCGGTGCGGCCACGGAAGAAGTGATCGAAACCGACGTCGTACAGCACGGCCGCGGACTGATACGTCGCGATGTGGCCACCCACGTTCGAATGCTTGCCCGCGCGCAGCACCATCACCATCGCATTCCAGCGGATGAAGGCATTCAGACGGCGCTCGATGGCGAGGTCGCCCGGATAAGCAGGCTGGCGCGACGTGGGAATCGTGTTGACGTAATCGGTCGTCACCCGGGTATGAAAATCGCCGTGCTGCGCAAAGTCCCATGCGGCAAGACGGTCGATCAGAAAGTGGGCGCGCGAGCGGCCTTCAACGGTGGTGACGCCTTCGAGCGCGTCGAGCCATTCGCGCGTTTCCTGGATATCGGTGTCGGCACCCGCCGCCACTGGCAATTGAGTCATGACATGTCTCCTTGAGATCACGAACCACAGTAGGGATCGCGACGGGGGTTCGCGATAGCGATTACGACCGCAACAACGCAGAATGGATTGCATTTGCAATCGTCATGCCGGCCATTCTAGCCATGTACAATTGCATCTGCAACTCACATGTGACATCGACAAGGACATTCATGAGCACGCCTGATCCCGATCTTTGGTTCTCCTTCGTGCGCGCGCACCGCACGATGATTCGCGAGATCGAGCGCCGTCTGGCGCAGGCCGACCTGCCCGCCTACGCCTGGTACGACACGCTGTGGGGGCTGGAAAGCGGCCCGCAAGGCACGCGGCGCATGCACGAACTGGCCGACGTACTGGCCATCGAGCGCTACAACCTCACGCGCCTGATCGACCGTCTGGAGCAGGAAGGGCTCGTGACGCGCATGCGCGATCCGGACGACGGACGCGCGGCCTACGCGACCATCACCGACAAGGGACGCGCGCTTCGCAAGAAGATGTGGAAGGTCTACCAGTCCACCGTGGCGGAGTTGTTCCTCAGCCAGTTTCGCGAGAAGGACGTCGCGCCTGTGGCCGAGGCGCTGGATCGTGCGAGTACGGCCGCGAAAGCGTTTCTGTCGGAGACCAAGGCGCGATAAAGTCAATCGCACCTTCCGGTCGCGGGATCAGACCACGCCGTAACGACGCGTGGCGTCTGCGATGCGGGTGCGCGGCAACGTGCCCTCGTCCACCAGCAGACGCAGCGCGTTGAGTACGATCCATCGCACCCCGGGTGCGTCGCCGGTACTTAAACGCTCGCCGCTTTCGTCCGTCGCGTTTCCGATGTCCGCATCGTCACTGCCCAGCGCGGCAAAACGGGCGGGCATGAACGCGCCGATCTGATTGGCGATGTGGCGGGCGTAGCCGGTGACGGCGAGCACCGGCGCACTGCCGTCGCCAAGGCATTGCACGAGATGCGCCTCATTGGCAATGTGATCCGGGCGCTGCAACGCCATACGCTCCGCCTCACCCGCTTCCCGCGCCAGACGCGTATAGCTCGGGCAACTCCACACCTCGCACGCCACGCCCCAGTCGAGTTGCAGCCAGCGAGCGGCTTCCAGCACGTTCGCCAACGCCCTGCCCGCCCCGCACAGTCGAACGACGTACGGCGGATTCGTGTCGGGTAACGTGCGCAGGCGGTACATCCCTTTGAAAGCATTGCGCGCATCGCTGCGCGTGAGGGCGCGCGATGGCGCGTGGGGCGCTTCATGCGCGCTCAGATAGCAAAAACCGGATTCACCGCGTACGTACAGCGCGTCGAGCGCCGCGCACAGCAAGGCCTTCAACTCCTGCGCCGACGCCGGATCGTACGGTAGCCATTCGGCCTGTGCCGCGAGCCACAACGGCAATTCCGGGCGAACGCGCTGGAACCGGTCCGGCGACCAGATGGTGGCGTCGTTGACGAAAATGCCACGCCGTCCTGCCCTGGCGTCCTGAGCGTCCTGGGCGTCCCTCAGTCCCGCCGCTTCGATGCCGGCGCTCAGCACACCGCGCAACGTCGGTGAATGCAGCAGGTACAGCAGCGGACGTTCGCGCGCCGGGGCGGAGCGGAACCACGTGACGATGGCGCTCGCGAGCGGCACAGGCTTACGACTTCGCTTTCGCTTCGATGCCGGATCCCTCGACGGCGGTGGCGCGAGTTCTGCATCCGAGTCGACGATCCAGACCTTGTCGGACGTCTCGCCCTCCGATAGTGCATGCGTCAGCGTCGCGATCGCACCCGACGGCGACACCGGCGTCTGCCCTGCGCTGCGTACCGCGCGCAACTTGCCGATGCAGGCGAGCGCCGCCTGCCGCGTGACCTCGTCCGGCACGCTTCGTCCCTCCACTGCGGCACGGCCCCGGCTCACCCATTCCCTCATGACATTCCTCACATCTTGTGATTCGTCGTGGAAACACATACGATTGCAATTGCAATCATTGTATTTGCAATCGCAAATCAAGACAACTTCCCGAGGAACGCCATGAACGCCAAGAATCCCAACCACCCGCCGCTCACCTTCTACACCGCCAACACGCCCAACGGCCTGAAGGTCAGTCTGTATCTGCACGAAGCGGGGCTGGAGCATCGACAGGTGAACGTCGATCTCTCTGCGGGCGAACAGAAGCAACCCGCGTTTTTGTCGCTGAATCCGAACGGCAAGATTCCGGTGATCGTCGACCATGAGCGCGATCTCACGGTGTTCGAGTCGGGCGCGATCCTGACCTATCTCGCGACGAAGACCGGCGTGTTGCAACCGACGACGCAGGCGAAGGCGATTGCCGTCAATCAATGGTTGCACTTTCAGATCGGTGGCATCGGCCCGATGCTGGGTCAGCTCTGGTGGTTCCTGCACGGCTCGAAGACACGTAACGCCGAGGCCATCGAGCGCTATCGCAAGGAGTCGCTGCGGCTGATCGGCGTGGTGGACATGAAGCTGGCCAGATCGGCCTATCTCGCGACGGACGAGTATTCGATTGCCGATATCGCGGCCTTCGCGTGGCTGCGTACGCACTACGAACTGGACCTCGACCTGACGCCGTTCCCCGATGTGCGGCAATGGCTGACGGACATCGAGGCGCGTCCTGCCGTGCAAAAGGCGATTGCGGCCAATCGCGGCGCGTCCGAGACAACCGAGGCGCAGGAGGCGTAACACGATGAATGCGATGGCTTGGATCTACCTGCTGCTCGCCGCGGCACTGGAAATCGCGATGGGGCTCGCGCTCAAGCTCAATCAGGGCTGGACGCGCGTGCTCCCGAGTGCGCTCGCCATTGCCGCCGCGCTTGCCAGCATCTACCTGCTGGCGCTGGCATTGCGCGCGCTGCCCGTCGGCACGGCCTATGCTATCTGGACAGGCATCGGGACGGTTGGACTGGTGGCCGTCGGCATCTTCTGGTTCGGGGAGTCGCTGACGTGGAGCCGCGTCGGCTTTCTCACGCTGGCAATCGTGGGCATAGCAGGACTGCGGTTCACAGGGGGGGATGCCGCGTGATGTAGTCCTGATGTGGGCCTGATGGACTGCCTTACGCGCGTCAATGCCACCCTCTATACTGCCCGCTATAACGGACACCTGAAGTGATGGGGCGATGACATGAATCACGATGTGAGCAGCGTCGAACAACTCGAAGCGATCTACGGCGAGCCGGGCGAACGCGCGATCTGGAAGGAACTGACGTACCTCAACGAGGACTATCAGGCGTTCGTGAAAGCCTGCCCGTTCGTGGTGCTGGCGTCCGTCGGCGAGGAAGGCACGGACTGTTCGCCCAAGGGCGACCCGGCCGGTTTTGTCCAGATTCTCGACGAACGGACGCTCGCCGTGCCGGACCGTCCCGGCAACAATCGCATCGACAATCTGCGCAACATCATTGCCGATCCGCGCGTGTCGCTGCTGTTCCTCATCCCTGGCATCGGCGAGACGTTGCGCGTGAACGGCCGTGCGCGCATTTCGGTCGACCCCGACCTGCTCGCGCGCTTCGATGTGAACGGCAAGCTACCCAAAACGGTGATCGTCGTATCGATCGATCGCGTGTATTTCCATTGCGCGAAAGCCATCGTTCGCTCACATCTCTGGGATCAGGCGACGCAGATCGCCCGCGAGTGCCTGCCGAGCACCGGCGCGATGCATCGTCGTCTGAGCGGCGGTCATTTCGACGCGGAAACTTACGACCGCGATCTTCAGAAGAACACGGTCGCCGGTCTGTATTGACGGATGGAACGCATCGGGCCGCGTAAGCGCTTCGCCACCGATGCGCCTCGCTGCCCGTATCGTTAGGTGACCTTAGGTCGTCGCTACACTGCGTCCTCAACCTTCCACCTTCCGCATCCCGAATTCCCGAACTTTCACTTCATTTCATCAGTTCGTCATGACTCCGCCCAATACTCCGGGACTTCGACCAAGTTCCAAAGAGGACATCGGAGTCTATGAAACCCATCGCCATTCTGGCAGGCGTCGTCGCGCTTTTCGCCGAGCAGCACGCCCTCGCCGCTAATTTCCAGATCATCAACGGGCAGACGATCACCGCAGGCCAGACGCTATCGAGCGGCCAGACCGGCACGATCAACGGCGGCGGCACGTTGCAGGTCAGCGGCAGCACCGTGGGCATTACGGCCACCGGCAACGCCACCATCGTCAATAACGGCACGATCAATATGACGGGCACCGGCCGGGCCATTCGCGACAACACGGGTGTGTCGCTTACGGTCACGAACGGTGTCGGCGCGAGCATGACCACGTTCGACGCCGACGTGATTCAGATGAACAAGGCGAACGGCAGCATCGTCTTCAACAACTACGGCACGCTGACGTCGACCAACAACTCCTCCTCCGGCAATCAGGCCATCGACTTCAACGCCATCACGACCGGCACCAACGTCCTCAACAACTTTGCGGGTGGTGTCATTCAGGCGAACGAAGCCGATGCCGTGCGCCCCGGCGTGAATGGCGTGGTCAACAACGCGGGCATCATTCGTTCGACCGTGAACCCCGGCAGCACGAGCAGCAGCGACGGCGTGGACGCCCAGGCCAACAGCGGCATCACCGTCAACAACACGGGGACCGGCCTGATTCAGGGGGCGCGCCACGGCATTACGGGCGGTGTCGATGCGACGACCGACGGCACGTTCACGCTGCGTGTCAACAACGGCGCCGGCGCCACGATTCAGGGCATGAACGGCTCCGGCATCAATATCGACGGTTTCAACGCGAAGGAAGTCGTCACCATCGTCAACGCGGGCACGATCATCGGCAATGGTGTGACGGGCGATGGCGACGGCGTGGATGTCGACGGCATCGTCAACATCACCAACTCGGGCACGATTCGCGGCGCGCGCGCCAACAACGACGTCAGCGAAGGCGTCACCGTGGGGGGCGGCACCATCGTCAACAGCGGCACCATCGTCGGCGAGAACACGCCGGGCGGCATCGGTCGCGGCATTACGCTCGCGGGTGTCGACAAGGATCCCGTCACCAAAGCCCCCATCGCGCCGCAGGGCATCTACACGAACACGACCATCGTCAACAGCGGTCTCATTCGTGGCCAGAGCGACTCGGCGATTGCCGTGACGGGCGGCCGCAACGCCTTCACCGTGACCGTCATCAACCAGGCCAGCGGCGTGCTCGAAGGCGGCGGCGCAACGGCGGCGGTTGTTAATACCGGCGCCAACGATGCAACGGTGATCAACTACGGCACGATCACGGCCGACCAGAGCGGTCGCGCGGTGGATCTCGGCAGCGGCAACAGCAATCTCCAGATTCTGGGCGGCGCAGCGGTCGTGAATGGCGACGTGTCCGGTGGCACCGGCACCAGCACGCTGACCATCACGCCGGGCGCGGGCAACGCGTTCAACTACAACGGTGCGATTTCCAACTTCTCGGCAGTCTCACTCGGCGCAGGCACGATCACGCTCAACGGTGCGAGCGCTTACGCGGGCGCAACGTCGATTGCCAGCGGTGCAACGGTCCTCGTCGGCGACGCCGCGCATCGCAACGCAACGCTGGGCAGCGGCATGACGTCCGTCGCCTCCGGTGCGACGCTCGGCGGTTACGGCGGCGTACTCGG
This window of the Pandoraea sputorum genome carries:
- a CDS encoding glyoxalase superfamily protein → MRTYLDAKIMAKSLRERLAREGIDISHAQALESVAAQFGFADWNVLAAKLAAAAVSDGIVFDTVAPIHRIFDEAKAREFYVDFLGFKLDWEHRFADGMPLYCQVSRAGMTLHLSGHFGDASPGATTFVFMRGVEAYQRDLSGKRYPNMNPGIEALDWGKQMTVTDPFNNRIRFCESND
- the zapE gene encoding cell division protein ZapE, with the translated sequence MIDATRITQALAERHITPDRRQRDAIAVLASLSSPGAPRGTAAHDGVYCYGLPGRGKSLVVDAAFAVADGEKRRVHFHEFLREIHRQLVREPKCDDRLAAVANRWLDGVELLCFDEFHVHDIADAFLIGRFLDIALARRVRLVLTSNYAPAQLLPDPEFHERFEPTIAVILQRFAIVHFDGATDYRMGGDAASMPRWLAPLAAAHEVLPACYEALEGSPASAPSNVTVAGRALGVRSAGERVVWADFEALCVAHRSHLDYLGLAEQWQALIVDELHVDQLRRPDTLQRFLWLVDICYDRQRTLLVASDAPLIPALDALSDWRDLSRTISRLAEMGSRDYERRTLTPDR
- a CDS encoding LysR family transcriptional regulator, with the protein product MVNLRRLDLNLLVTLDVLLAELNVTRAAERLHISQPAVSVHLAKLREVLEDPLLLPGPRGMRPTARAESLREPLREALESLTRAVAPAAPFEPANADLTWRITATDYTESTIVLPLMQQLRAHAPKTRLAVYDLVPSRLSRQAEQGNIDIVFHTTENAPDGLRRKALFTERYVLVGRRGHPKLKRRPTLKQFCELDHSIVSQDGGGFHASTDDALAAMGLSRRVVFSVPHFLFLRAALASTDLVAMAPERLVRDDPALQLMAPPIDLPGFEISMYWHERVHRDPAHRWLREAIVSVV
- a CDS encoding NAD(P)H-dependent oxidoreductase, with the translated sequence MNVLIVYAHPQPRSLNGALRDFAVQHLEAAGHHVQVSDLYAMQWKTTIDERDAPQRDPAEPFHASLDSKQAFLDGTQRADIAREQEKLRWADTVIFQFPLWWFSMPAIMKGWFDRVYAYGFAYGVGEHSNTHWGDRYGEGSLSGKRAMLVVTTGGWDSHYSARGINGPIDDVLFPIQHGMLFYPGFDVLPPFVTFRSSRVDAEAFATITRDLGKPLDTLATTAPIPYRRQNYGDYEIPALTLRDDIATDRTGYAAHIA
- a CDS encoding LysE family translocator, which gives rise to MHLSTLAIYATAALIGGLIPGPTTLLALANGISGNWRVVLVGMCGAALSDLLVVAAVGAGLGAVLMASATLFATVKWVGVAYLVWLAIQLWRSHPQDLSQVRIKSDLSAGRVFLRSFGVGLTNPKILLFFSAFLPQFVDTSMPLAPQYAVLAVVSAGVDILVMTLYATGGVQAARLMTARGLKRLNRVCAVVMFSLAGGLALYRKTGN
- the aceE gene encoding pyruvate dehydrogenase (acetyl-transferring), homodimeric type, which encodes MTQLPVAAGADTDIQETREWLDALEGVTTVEGRSRAHFLIDRLAAWDFAQHGDFHTRVTTDYVNTIPTSRQPAYPGDLAIERRLNAFIRWNAMVMVLRAGKHSNVGGHIATYQSAAVLYDVGFDHFFRGRTDTFDGDMIYVQGHSAPGIYARAYVEGRITQAQLDNYRREAGRSGISSYPHPRLMPDFWQFPTVSMGLGPITAAYQARFMRYLEYRGLKQHQGRKVWAFLGDGEMDQPESLAAISLGGRERLDNLVFVVNCNLQRLDGPVRGNGKVIQELEGTFRAAGWNVIKVVWGSGWDALLESDVHGLLRERMMACVDGDYQTFKSQNGAYVREHFFGTSPELLAMVAHLSDDEIWQLARGGHDALKVHAAYAQAMKTEGRPTVILAKTVKGFGMGEAGEGQNVNHQLKKMSADAVRAFRDRFDLPVSDEQLAEMPYLRPEPDSAEGRYFAARRAAMGGHQPARFGLRAPLAIPPLSTFAAQLKDSGEREMSTTMAFVRILTTLLKDKEIGKRVIPIVPDESRTFGMEPLFRQIGIHSFQGQRYTPQDAGQLSYYKEALDGQILQEGINESGAMASWIAAGTSYSTHDFATIPFYIFYSMFGLQRVGDLAWAAGDARTRGFMLGATSGRTTLMGEGLQHDDGHSHVLASVIPNCVAYDPTFQFELAVILQDGMKRMYVDDQDVYYYVTLLNENYAHPAMPEGSEAGILKGLYLLRESDAKADAPRVQLMGSGAILREVMAASELLRDDFGVQSDLWSATSLTEVRREGLAVERWNLLHPDQTQRVPYVQQCLAQRTGPVVVATDYMKIVGDQIRPFVRDRRFVTLGTDGFGCSDTRESLRTYFEVDRHFIVLAALGALADEGRVPRERVTEAIRKYGIDPEKLDPATV
- a CDS encoding MarR family winged helix-turn-helix transcriptional regulator gives rise to the protein MSTPDPDLWFSFVRAHRTMIREIERRLAQADLPAYAWYDTLWGLESGPQGTRRMHELADVLAIERYNLTRLIDRLEQEGLVTRMRDPDDGRAAYATITDKGRALRKKMWKVYQSTVAELFLSQFREKDVAPVAEALDRASTAAKAFLSETKAR